In the uncultured Tolumonas sp. genome, one interval contains:
- a CDS encoding DUF3391 domain-containing protein: MAELRISVDRLQIGNYIKLPLSWRDHPFLLSSFMIKKEEQIQLIRQLGLKHVFIIPEKSDAPPKPAEILEMPQSDVDLDDEIVTLQENMQAEKLQRIEQMKEYRRNVQRTEQSFNRSLAQMRALINKLQNRPLNAIREAHELIDDITNQLMQADQMVLHLMSDSPEGESLYYHTLNVAMLSMLLAKQCGKTAEEIKLLGMAAVFHDIGKIKIPTQILRKTEPLSKPEENLYKMHPRYSLSLLDLAQEFPAQAKGIILRHHERLDGSGYPEGLVASQIDDLSQLMAVIDEYDSLCHPQIGGKTAATPHTVLSFMFKHKTQQLNKDYIGLLIKHLGIYPPGSVVELSNGQIGLVMSVNSQRLLYPSVLIYDAAIPRTEAAVVDLENMNLSIKRVLLPSRLPQEIFDYLSPRTRISYFFDSSSGPNSN; the protein is encoded by the coding sequence ATGGCAGAACTCCGTATATCCGTCGATCGATTACAAATCGGAAACTATATCAAGCTGCCTCTCAGCTGGCGGGATCACCCGTTCCTGCTTTCCAGCTTTATGATCAAGAAAGAAGAACAAATCCAATTGATTCGTCAACTTGGATTAAAGCATGTCTTCATCATCCCGGAAAAATCTGACGCTCCGCCTAAGCCCGCTGAAATCTTAGAGATGCCACAAAGTGACGTTGATCTCGATGATGAGATCGTGACACTGCAGGAAAATATGCAGGCTGAAAAGTTACAGCGTATTGAGCAGATGAAAGAGTATCGGCGCAATGTGCAAAGAACGGAACAGTCGTTCAATCGTTCACTGGCACAAATGCGGGCGCTGATTAACAAATTGCAGAACCGACCGTTAAATGCGATCCGCGAAGCACATGAACTGATTGACGATATCACGAATCAATTGATGCAAGCAGATCAAATGGTGCTGCATCTGATGTCTGACTCGCCGGAAGGCGAAAGCCTTTATTACCATACGTTAAACGTGGCAATGTTATCGATGTTGCTGGCTAAACAATGTGGTAAAACCGCAGAAGAGATCAAACTGCTCGGTATGGCTGCCGTATTCCATGATATTGGCAAAATCAAAATCCCCACGCAGATCCTGAGAAAAACAGAACCGCTGAGCAAACCGGAAGAAAATCTGTATAAGATGCATCCGCGTTATAGCCTGAGTTTGTTGGATTTAGCGCAGGAATTCCCCGCGCAAGCGAAAGGGATAATTCTGCGACATCATGAACGGCTCGATGGCTCTGGTTATCCGGAAGGGCTAGTTGCCTCGCAGATCGACGATCTCAGCCAGTTAATGGCGGTGATCGATGAATATGACTCTTTGTGCCATCCGCAAATTGGCGGAAAAACCGCAGCAACACCTCATACCGTGTTGTCGTTTATGTTTAAGCACAAAACACAGCAGTTGAATAAAGACTACATCGGCCTATTAATCAAACATTTGGGCATTTATCCGCCAGGTAGCGTGGTTGAATTATCCAATGGTCAGATTGGGCTGGTTATGTCGGTCAATAGCCAACGTCTGCTGTATCCTTCAGTACTGATTTACGATGCAGCAATTCCTCGAACGGAAGCTGCCGTGGTCGATTTAGAGAATATGAACTTAAGCATCAAACGAGTATTATTGCCGTCCCGTTTACCGCAAGAAATCTTTGATTATCTGAGTC